GTCGCGGAACCAGTCGAGGTGGATACGGGCCTCGGGGCCGCGTTCCGGGTAGGCGAACCGGGCCCCGAGGACCCGGCCGTCGACCACCAGCGCCCCGTTCGCCGCGAACACCATGTCGGGCAGCGCGGGATCGGGTACGAGGGTCTCGACGGTGTGGCCCAGGGACAGGTACCGGTCCCTGAGGTCCTCCCACTGCGCCTGGGCGAGGGGCAGGTCCACCGGTTTCGTGGGATCCATCCACGGGTTGATGGAGTACGTGACCTTGAAATGTGCGGGTGGGCACATCAGGTAGCGCCGGGGTGTGGCGTCTCTGCGCAAAGAAGGCTCCTCACGACTTTCACGACTCGGGACGAGTGCTGGAAGGAATCGTCTCCCCTGGGACGGGTACGCCGCAGTGGACCGATGGGGTGGTTTACGAAATCGATGAACTCCGGGGGCTGCGGCGGGGCTCGGGGCGATGGGGGCGGCTCCGGCCGTGGCTGAGGCTGAGGAGACGAGACGTCTCGCTGCGATACTCTCGGGCATGACCAAGACCCCTGACGCCACGCGCCGCAGCGACCGCTCCCGGCGCGCCATCCTCGACGCCGCGCTCGCCCTCGTCGGGGAGGTCGGCTACAACAAGCTGACCATCGAGGCCATCGCCGCCCGCGCCGGCGTCGGCAAGCAGACCATCTACCGCTGGTGGCCGTCGAAGGCGGCCGTCCTCCTCGAAGCCTCCCTCGCGCTCGCCGGGGACGCGGAGACGGACGCCGAGTGGACCGGCTTCCCCGACACGGGGGACCTCGCCGCCGACCTCAAGCACGTCCTGCGGGCGACGGTCGACGAGTTCAACGACGAGAAGTACGAGGCCCCCGCGCGCGCCCTGACCGCGGCCGGAGCCACCGACCCCGAGCTCGGCGCCCGGTTCACCGAGCAGCTGCTGGAGCCGCAGCTCGCCCTGTACGAGGCCCGGTTGCGCACGGCCCGCGAGGCCGGCCAGCTCGCACCCGACACGGATCTGCGGCTGACGGTGGAGATGCTGCTCGGACCGCTGACGTACCGCTGGCTGCTGCGCACCGCGCCCCTCACGCACGCGTACACCGACGCACTGGTGGACAGAGTGCTCGGCGGGGTGGCAAACGTCACCGCCCGCTAGCCGCAGGACAACCTGCGTTCACCCGGGAATGTTTGCCCTGATTCTGTGGATATGTTGTGGTTGGCGCTCACCCATCCCCGGCCCCCCGGTCATCGAGAGCGGTCACCCGGGGCGCAGGATGGTGGGACCATGTGAAGGTCTGCCGGGGCAACGGTGAGGTGAGGGGATAGATGGGGTCTGAGTCCGGCCGCGTCAAACGCGGCGAGCAGAGCAGGATCTCCCAGTGGCTGCGCCGGCGGCAGAAACCCACCGCCGAGGACCCCGCACGAGAGCGCGAGGCGCTCCTCCTGGCCGTCGCCGCAGCGGGTCTCCCGCTCGCCCCGGCCGCCCATCCCGCCGGCTACCGGTGTTCGTGCGACCGCATCGGCTGTCCGACCCCGGCCCGACATCCGGTCTCCTTCGCCTGGCAGACGCAGTCGACCACCGACCGCGCGCAGATCGAGCGGTGGGCGCGCAACGAGCCCCAGGCCAACTTCGTCACCGCGACCGGCATGGTCCACGACGTACTCGACGTCCCGTTGGAAGCCGGTGCCGCCGCCCTCGCGCGGCTCCTGGAAACCGGCGTCAAGGTCGGCCCCGTCGCCGAGTCGGGCGGCAGCGGCGACCAGGCCCGGATGCTCTTCTTCACCGCCACCCGCGGCACCCCCGAGGACGAGGACGAGTGGTGGCCGTGCGCGCTGGACTGCCACCCCGAGACGATGGACGAACACCCGGGGCTGCGCTGGCACTGCCGCGGCAGCTACGTCCTGGTCCCCCCGGCGGCCCTCCCCGGCGACCAGGCGGTGACCTGGATCCGCGGCATGGAGCACCCTCTCCCCGACCCGCTCACCCTCCTGGAAGCCCTGACCGACGCCTGCGCCGCGTACGCGGACACCTCCGAGCGCACCCCGGCGACGGTGGCCTGGCCGCTGGGCCGCTGACCCGTACGCCGCTGGGACGTTGACGACGTACGGCGCTGGGACGTTGACCCGTACCGCACGGGGACGCCAGGCGCCGGAACGTGAAGCGCCGGGGGCCGTGCCCCGGCCACCGCCACGGGCGCGCCGTCGGCGGCGCCGCCGGGCCGGGATCCGTCCGTCAGTGGTGGATCTGCGTGACGACCACGTCGAGGGACCAGGCGCGGCCGGCCTTCGCGGGGGCTTCCGCCTCGACGGCGTAGCCCAGGTCCCGCAGCGCCGTCACCAGCTCCGCCGGCGAGCCGGGCACGGCTCCGGCCACCAGCAGGTCCCGGACCAGGCGGCCCTTGGTGGCCTTGTTGAAGTGGCTCACCACGGAGCGCTTCTCCACGCCGTCCACCATCTGTGAGTGCAGCACCCGCACGGTCGCGGTCCGGCCCGCCACCTCGCCCTTGGGCTTCCACGCCGTCGCGTACGCCGCCGAACGAAGGTCCAGTACCAGCCCGTCCCCGGCGGCCGCGGGCAGCACCTCGGCCAGCGGGCCGCGCCAGTACGCGCCGAGCGCGCCCAGCGCGGGGAGCTTCACGCCCATCGAGCAGCGGTACGAGGGGATCCGGTCGGTGATCCGCACCGCGCCCCACAGCCCCGAGAAGACGAGCAGCGCCTCCTCGGCGGTCGCCCGCGCCGCCGCGGGCAGGTCGGCCAGTCCCAGCGCGTCGTAGAGCACGCCGGTGTAGATCTCCCCCGCCGGGCGGGCCGCCGCCGAGCGCAGCCGCGCGTTCTTGGCTACCTCGCCGCGCAGACCCTCGCTCAGGCCCAGCACCTCACGCGCCTTGAGCTCGTCGCCGGCGCACAGTTCGACCAGCTCCTCCAGCACCGCCGCCCGGGCCGGCGCCAGACCGGGCAGCGACAGCTCCTGCGGCCGGAGCGGTGCGCCGGAGCCGTCGGCGGCCTTTCCCTCGGAGGGCGGCAGCAGCACGAGCACGGTGGTTCTCCTTCTGTACGGCACGACGCAGGGGTGCGGCCCCCCGAACAGCGTAGGGGGTGCCGGGGAGGGACTTACGCCGGGCGGCGGAGGGTGGTGACCAGGGCGCGGGGATCGTCGGCGTGGAAGCGGATCGTGCGGGCCGCCGCGCGGGCGCCGAGCGGGCGGACGAAGGTGAGCGGGCGGTTCAGTTCCAGCGTCACCGTGGTCTGGCTGCCGACGGCGAGGTCGAGCACCCCGTCCTCGGAGAGCGTGACCAGCCGCCCTTCGGGGTAGCGGCGGTCCACCCGTACCGAGGCCACCGCGT
This DNA window, taken from Streptomyces sp. TN58, encodes the following:
- a CDS encoding bifunctional DNA primase/polymerase, whose protein sequence is MGSESGRVKRGEQSRISQWLRRRQKPTAEDPAREREALLLAVAAAGLPLAPAAHPAGYRCSCDRIGCPTPARHPVSFAWQTQSTTDRAQIERWARNEPQANFVTATGMVHDVLDVPLEAGAAALARLLETGVKVGPVAESGGSGDQARMLFFTATRGTPEDEDEWWPCALDCHPETMDEHPGLRWHCRGSYVLVPPAALPGDQAVTWIRGMEHPLPDPLTLLEALTDACAAYADTSERTPATVAWPLGR
- the yaaA gene encoding peroxide stress protein YaaA — encoded protein: MLVLLPPSEGKAADGSGAPLRPQELSLPGLAPARAAVLEELVELCAGDELKAREVLGLSEGLRGEVAKNARLRSAAARPAGEIYTGVLYDALGLADLPAAARATAEEALLVFSGLWGAVRITDRIPSYRCSMGVKLPALGALGAYWRGPLAEVLPAAAGDGLVLDLRSAAYATAWKPKGEVAGRTATVRVLHSQMVDGVEKRSVVSHFNKATKGRLVRDLLVAGAVPGSPAELVTALRDLGYAVEAEAPAKAGRAWSLDVVVTQIHH
- a CDS encoding TetR/AcrR family transcriptional regulator, yielding MTKTPDATRRSDRSRRAILDAALALVGEVGYNKLTIEAIAARAGVGKQTIYRWWPSKAAVLLEASLALAGDAETDAEWTGFPDTGDLAADLKHVLRATVDEFNDEKYEAPARALTAAGATDPELGARFTEQLLEPQLALYEARLRTAREAGQLAPDTDLRLTVEMLLGPLTYRWLLRTAPLTHAYTDALVDRVLGGVANVTAR